A part of Phoenix dactylifera cultivar Barhee BC4 chromosome 2, palm_55x_up_171113_PBpolish2nd_filt_p, whole genome shotgun sequence genomic DNA contains:
- the LOC103706284 gene encoding isoflavone reductase-like protein has protein sequence MAEESKILIIGGTGYMGKHLVEASVRLGHPTFALVRERTLASDPEKAKLIEAFRNSGVVLLYGDLYDQERLVEAIKKVDVVISALGHESPKKLADQVNIISAIKQAGTIKRFFPSEFGLDVGRIELMEPAKTQLGVKAQIREAIKEAGIPYTIVSSNLGGAYYFLRRIGQIEPMEPPTDKILVLGDGNSKVIFVGEEDVATYTIKAADDPRTLNKILYIRPPANIYSHNQLISLWERKSGKTFERIHVSEEEIFRKIQESPPPLNFGYAIAHAAFVKGETTNFEIDPLIGVEASELCPDVKYTTVDEFVDRYI, from the exons ATGGCGGAGGAGAGCAAGATACTTATCATAGGCGGCACCGGTTACATGGGCAAGCACCTCGTAGAAGCGAGTGTGAGGTTGGGACACCCGACCTTTGCTCTGGTGAGAGAACGCACTCTGGCTTCTGATCCAGAGAAGGCGAAGCTCATCGAAGCTTTCAGGAACTCCGGCGTCGTTCTGCTCTAT GGGGATTTGTACGACCAGGAGAGGCTGGTCGAGGCTATAAAGAAGGTCGATGTGGTGATTTCGGCGTTGGGGCACGAATCCCCCAAGAAGTTGGCCGATCAGGTTAACATCATTTCGGCCATCAAGCAGGCTGGAACAATCAAG AGGTTCTTCCCCTCTGAGTTTGGCTTAGATGTTGGCCGTATTGAACTTATGGAGCCGGCAAAAACCCAACTTGGAGTTAAGGCTCAAATCCGAGAGGCCATCAAGGAAGCAGGGATTCCTTACACCATCGTCTCTTCCAATTTGGGAGGTGCATATTACTTCCTCCGGAGAATTGGGCAGATTGAACCTATGGAACCTCCTACGGACAAGATCCTCGTGCTAGGAGACGGAAATTCTAAAG TAATTTTTGTTGGAGAAGAAGATGTTGCAACATACACCATTAAAGCTGCAGATGATCCAAGAACTTTGAACAAGATATTATATATCAGACCTCCTGCAAACATCTACTCTCACAATCAGCTAATATCCCTTTGGGAGAGAAAGAGTGGCAAGACCTTCGAGAGGATTCATGTTTCCGAGGAAGAGATATTCAGGAAAATTCAAG AATCTCCACCTCCCTTAAACTTTGGTTATGCCATTGCTCATGCTGCTTTCGTGAAAGGAGAGACGACAAACTTTGAGATTGATCCGTTAATTGGTGTGGAGGCTTCCGAACTTTGCCCTGATGTCAAGTACACCACAGTTGATGAGTTCGTCGACCGATACATTTGA
- the LOC103706292 gene encoding secretory carrier-associated membrane protein 4, with protein sequence MPRRDDPNPFDEEEVNPFSKGAGPGSKLHFPSLSSLHLGFGNKHDATVDIPLETMNDSKKKAKELAAWETDLRRREMDIKRREDALSNSGVSTDEKNWPPFFPIIHHDIAKEIPIHAQKLQYLAFASWLGIVLCLVWNVIAVTVCWIKGGGVKIFFLATIYALLGCPLSYVLWYRPLYRAMRTDSAVKFGWFFLLYLFHIGFCIFAAIAPPIVFHGKSLTGILAAVDTISDHLLVGIFYLVGFGLFCLETLISLWVLQKVYMYFRGQK encoded by the exons ATGCCGCGCCGCGACGACCCCAACCCATTCGACGAAGAAGAAGTCAATCCCTTCTCG AAGGGTGCAGGTCCTGGTTCAAAATTGCATTTTCCTTCACTGTCATCATTGCATCTGGGTTTTGGCAACAAACATGATGCTACTGTGGACATACCGCTGGAGACGATGAAT GATTCGAAGAAGAAGGCGAAAGAACTTGCAGCATGGGAAACAGATCTGAGAAGGAGAGAAATG GACATTAAACGCAGGGAAGATGCTTTATCAAATT CTGGTGTTTCTACGGATGAGAAAAACTGGCCCCCGTTTTTCCCAATCATTCATCATGACATAGCTAAGGAGATACCAATCCATGCTCAGAAGTTGCAATATCTGGCTTTTGCAAGTTGGCTGG GGATAGTTCTTTGTCTTGTGTGGAATGTCATTGCGGTGACTGTCTGTTGGATTAAAGGTGGAG GGGTTAAAATCTTTTTCCTTGCGACAATTTATGCTTTACTTGGATGCCCTCTTTCATATGTGCTGTGGTACAGGCCTCTTTATCGTGCAATGAG GACTGATAGCGCTGTGAAGTTTGGCTGGTTTTTCCTTTTGTACCTG TTCCATATTGGTTTCTGTATCTTTGCTGCTATTGCTCCTCCAATTGTATTCCATGGAAAGTCATTGAC GGGTATCTTGGCTGCGGTTGATACTATCTCAGATCACTTGTTGGTGGGG ATTTTTTACTTGGTCGGATTTGGCTTATTTTGCTTGGAAACACTTATAAGCCTGTGGGTACTTCAG AAAGTTTATATGTATTTCAGAGGGCAGAAATGA
- the LOC103708031 gene encoding pentatricopeptide repeat-containing protein At5g27110, producing the protein MDVEILSGLLKACVAGKSLVQGKLLHSKSISLGLNTNTYLAKDLINFYFSFNLFDSARLVFESIPNPSGISLWNGLLSAYSKNRMYDEALRLFDRLLLFPRLKPDSYTYPSALKACGGLGAAKKGGSIHANVLKSGCGSDIVVSSSLVGMYAKCYRYESAIQVFDEMPERDVACWNTVMSCYYQDGQASKVLEVFGMMKSCGFEPDSVTYTTVFSACARLLDLETGRRVHEELARTGFVLDGFISSAIVDMYGKCGCLGSAREVFEQITTKSVVSWNSMIGGYSLKGDSNSCLELFSRMNMEGIRPTSTTMSSLLIACSRTSDIRRGKFVHGYLVRNHIDVDIFIASSLVDLYFKCANVAYAESVFKAMPKANAVSWNVMISGYATAGCYFKALDFFNEMSVYGARLDAFTFASVLSACAQLAALEQGREIHKQVRDHSLESNEMVMCALVDMYAKCGAVRDAKLVFDRLLVKDIVSWTSMIMAYGSHGRSDEALELFSEMQKANVKPDRVTFLAVISACSHGGLVDEGRYYFNQMMYHYGIKPGIEHYSCLIDLLGRSGRFQEAYGILKNTPGLKADAGLLGSLFSACSLYRNLELGEEVARLLVEMDPDDHSTYVVLSNMYASAGRWDDVRKVRAMIRDRRLKKNPGCSWIEIEKRIHQFFVNDDSHPQAEFIYALLGSLSEHMEKDKPQPIRK; encoded by the coding sequence ATGGACGTCGAGATACTTTCAGGTCTACTGAAAGCCTGCGTCGCCGGCAAATCCTTAGTCCAAGGGAAGCTCCTCCACTCCAAGTCCATCTCTCTCGGCCTAAACACAAACACCTATCTCGCCAAAGACCTCATCAACTTCTACTTCTCCTTCAACCTGTTCGACTCGGCTCGGCTGGTCTTCGAATCCATTCCGAACCCATCAGGCATCTCCTTGTGGAACGGCCTCCTCTCCGCCTACTCCAAGAACCGGATGTACGACGAAGCCCTCCGTCTCTTTGACAGGCTCCTGCTCTTCCCTCGCCTTAAACCTGATAGCTACACCTACCCGAGTGCTCTCAAGGCCTGCGGGGGACTGGGCGCTGCCAAGAAAGGAGGGTCGATACATGCCAACGTGCTGAAATCGGGTTGTGGGTCTGACATTGTCGTCTCGAGCTCCCTCGTCGGCATGTATGCAAAATGTTATCGTTACGAATCGGCAATTCAGGTTTTCGATGAAATGCCTGAGAGGGATGTCGCATGCTGGAATACGGTGATGTCTTGCTACTACCAGGATGGGCAGGCGTCCAAAGTTTTGGAGGTGTTTGGGATGATGAAAAGTTGTGGTTTTGAGCCTGACTCGGTGACGTACACGACCGTGTTCTCTGCTTGTGCTCGGCTTTTGGATTTGGAGACGGGAAGGAGGGTGCATGAGGAGTTGGCCAGAACTGGATTTGTATTGGATGGGTTTATTAGTTCGGCAATCGTGGACATGTATGGGAAATGTGGTTGCTTGGGGAGTGCTAGGGAGGTCTTTGAGCAGATCACGACTAAGAGTGTCGTTTCTTGGAACTCGATGATCGGTGGGTATTCTTTGAAAGGGGACAGCAACTCATGTTTGGAGCTCTTCTCGAGGATGAATATGGAAGGAATTCGGCCCACTTCAACCACTATGAGCAGCTTGTTGATAGCTTGTTCTAGAACTTCCGACATACGGCGTGGAAAATTTGTTCATGGTTATTTGGTAAGAAACCATATAGATGTTGATATTTTCATAGCCAGCTCGCTTGTCGATCTATATTTCAAATGTGCAAATGTTGCGTATGCTGAGTCAGTTTTTAAGGCCATGCCCAAAGCAAATGCAGTTTCCTGGAATGTGATGATTTCAGGGTATGCGACGGCTGGCTGTTACTTTAAAGCTCTCGATTTTTTCAATGAGATGAGTGTTTATGGGGCAAGACTGGATGCTTTCACCTTTGCCAGTGTTCTATCTGCTTGTGCCCAATTAGCAGCTCTGGAGCAGGGAAGGGAGATCCATAAGCAAGTCAGGGACCACTCTCTAGAATCTAATGAGATGGTCATGTGTGCTCTTGTTGACATGTATGCGAAATGTGGTGCAGTTAGAGATGCAAAATTAGTTTTTGACAGGTTACTGGTGAAGGACATTGTGTCATGGACTTCCATGATTATGGCCTATGGATCGCATGGTCGATCCGACGAAGCTTTGGAGCTTTTCAGTGAAATGCAGAAAGCAAATGTAAAACCAGACCGTGTCACATTCCTTGCAGTAATCTCTGCTTGCAGCCATGGAGGACTGGTCGATGAAGGTCGTTATTATTTCAATCAGATGATGTACCACTATGGAATCAAACCTGGCATAGAGCACTACTCCTGCCTCATAGATCTTCTCGGACGTTCGGGAAGGTTTCAGGAAGCTTATGGTATACTTAAAAATACACCTGGTTTAAAAGCAGATGCTGGGTTGTTAGGTTCACTGTTCTCAGCATGCAGTTTGTACAGGAACTTGGAACTGGGAGAGGAAGTTGCCAGGCTTCTTGTTGAGATGGATCCGGACGATCATTCTACTTATGTAGTTCTGTCAAACATGTATGCTTCTGCTGGAAGATGGGATGATGTGCGCAAAGTGAGAGCAATGATTAGGGATAGACGGCTAAAGAAGAACCCTGGTTGCAGCTGGATTGAGATCGAAAAAAGAATTCACCAATTCTTTGTGAATGATGACTCACATCCACAAGCTGAGTttatatatgcattgcttggtaGTCTTTCAGAACACATGGAGAAGGATAAACCTCAGCCAATAAGAAAGTGA